A genome region from Vicinamibacterales bacterium includes the following:
- a CDS encoding pyridoxal-phosphate dependent enzyme has protein sequence MKRLGIEKDIIDRSVYDHSVSRFRDARILLPTITQLADPTRIPSSIQEALASIDPDAPHPLNLFRVHWYNGGDRRHGVPTPDHLVLPESLTGVRAPIIVALGNRFPMIRAHKVLAAYGCLAPRVITGQFDPTVHKAIWPSTGNYCRGGVAISRIMGCHGVAILPEGMSEERFRWLEAWISAPSDIIRTPGSESNVKEIYDACAALERDPHNIIFNQFCEFGNYLAHYTCTGRALERIVDAHDPAGHQRVAAYVSATGSAGTLGAGDYLKDRFGARIVAVEAAECPTLLYNGFGEHNIQGIGDKHVPFIHNVMNTDVAVAVSDAATDGLGVLFSSPAGREYLVNRREVPQTVVDALVSLGLSSICNVLAAIKTAKYYDLGPDEMVLTVATDGAEMYGSERDKALTRRFGGRFDQVNAGEVFAQHLLGAATDHLLELSTVDRTRIFNLGYYTWVEQQGVTVHEFNARRQQTFWKDLRHILPAWDAMIDEFNARTGVVV, from the coding sequence ATGAAGCGACTTGGGATTGAGAAGGACATCATCGATCGGTCGGTCTACGACCATTCCGTCTCGCGGTTCCGTGACGCCCGCATTCTTCTGCCGACGATCACCCAACTGGCCGACCCGACGCGGATTCCGTCGTCCATCCAGGAGGCGCTCGCAAGCATCGATCCGGATGCACCGCACCCGCTCAACCTGTTTCGCGTGCACTGGTACAACGGGGGTGACCGCCGGCACGGCGTGCCGACACCGGACCATCTCGTCCTGCCCGAGTCGCTGACCGGCGTTCGCGCGCCAATCATCGTGGCGCTCGGCAATCGCTTCCCGATGATCCGCGCCCACAAGGTGCTCGCGGCGTACGGCTGCCTCGCGCCACGGGTCATCACCGGCCAGTTCGATCCAACCGTCCACAAGGCGATCTGGCCGTCCACCGGGAACTACTGCCGCGGCGGCGTCGCCATCTCACGGATCATGGGCTGTCACGGGGTCGCCATTCTGCCGGAAGGCATGAGCGAGGAACGGTTCCGCTGGCTGGAGGCGTGGATCAGCGCCCCGTCCGACATCATCCGGACGCCCGGTTCGGAGAGCAACGTCAAGGAGATCTACGACGCGTGCGCCGCGCTCGAACGCGACCCGCACAACATCATCTTCAACCAGTTCTGCGAGTTCGGAAACTACCTGGCACACTACACGTGCACCGGCCGCGCCCTCGAGCGGATTGTCGACGCGCACGATCCGGCTGGTCATCAGCGCGTGGCGGCGTACGTGTCGGCCACGGGTTCGGCTGGAACGCTCGGTGCCGGCGATTACCTGAAGGACCGGTTCGGCGCGCGTATTGTCGCCGTCGAGGCGGCGGAGTGCCCGACGCTCCTCTACAACGGATTTGGCGAGCACAACATCCAGGGCATCGGCGACAAGCACGTGCCGTTCATCCACAACGTGATGAACACCGACGTGGCGGTTGCGGTGTCGGACGCCGCGACGGACGGTCTCGGCGTGCTGTTCAGCTCGCCCGCCGGCCGCGAGTATCTCGTCAATCGCCGCGAGGTGCCGCAGACCGTCGTGGACGCGCTGGTGTCGCTCGGCCTGTCCAGCATCTGCAACGTGCTCGCGGCCATCAAGACGGCGAAATACTACGACCTCGGCCCCGACGAGATGGTGCTGACCGTGGCCACCGACGGCGCCGAGATGTACGGCAGCGAACGTGACAAGGCGCTCACGCGGCGGTTCGGCGGCAGATTCGATCAGGTGAACGCCGGGGAAGTCTTCGCGCAGCACCTTCTCGGCGCGGCGACGGATCACCTGCTGGAACTGTCCACGGTCGATCGCACGCGCATCTTCAACCTCGGCTATTACACGTGGGTCGAGCAGCAGGGTGTTACCGTGCACGAATTCAACGCGCGTCGCCAACAGACGTTCTGGAAGGATCTACGCCACATCCTGCCGGCCTGGGATGCGATGATCGATGAGTTCAACGCGCGGACCGGCGTGGTGGTCTGA
- a CDS encoding transposase encodes MDRFYRRNLPHWREEHGTPAYFVTWRLARGQAALTDGERDVVADALRHFDGRRYQLIGFVVMDDHVHVVVVPRAGERLERLLHSWKSFTSHRFCRHGERRPPMWQDEYFDRLLRTDGELDEKLEYITGNPWKRWSNLKAYRWVWPPAVAR; translated from the coding sequence GTGGATCGTTTCTACCGGCGCAATCTCCCCCATTGGCGTGAGGAGCACGGCACACCTGCCTACTTCGTGACATGGCGCCTCGCCCGCGGCCAGGCCGCATTGACCGACGGAGAGCGAGATGTGGTGGCCGATGCGTTGCGGCATTTCGACGGCCGTCGATATCAACTCATCGGCTTCGTCGTCATGGATGACCACGTGCACGTTGTGGTTGTTCCGAGGGCAGGCGAGCGCCTCGAACGTCTGCTGCACAGTTGGAAGTCGTTCACGTCGCACCGATTCTGCCGCCATGGAGAGCGACGGCCGCCGATGTGGCAGGACGAGTACTTCGATCGCCTCCTGCGCACCGACGGAGAGCTGGACGAAAAGCTCGAGTACATCACAGGAAATCCATGGAAGCGATGGTCGAATCTGAAGGCGTACCGGTGGGTGTGGCCGCCGGCGGTGGCACGGTAG
- a CDS encoding pyridoxal-phosphate dependent enzyme has protein sequence MDPTCLTEPTFTCAGCGAMMPAADGGHAPFACSAARPGDDIDHVVRRHFDPAGRSFPPSEEANPFVRYRALSSAHQLALARGLTDEQFVGIVRELDASVATVDGAGFRATPFAPAPALSRQLGCADDGMVWVKDETANVSGSHKARHLMGVMLYLQVLQRVTGTTDRSTLAIASCGNAALAAGVVARAAGWPLEVFVPPSADAAVVARLIALEAQIHLAHRRDGVAGDPCYLSFRESLSAGALPFCCQGSDNGLTIEGGETVAWEMISSLQQSPDINWQSQRRPIDAVFVQVGGGALASSLVQGFVDAYRLGAVTWLPRFYTVQTSGGYPLKRAYDGVAERILERVPLVVEQGFSPAADRERADLMAAHPSIIDEELQHARTHRSAFMRPWEKEPHSIAHGILDDETYDWAAVVEGMLRSGGWPLVVGEDRLLEANIAAHQGTGIDVDHTGSAGLAGLMKAIGIDTRLAGERVAVIFSGRTRS, from the coding sequence ATGGATCCGACCTGTCTCACTGAACCGACGTTCACCTGCGCAGGCTGCGGCGCGATGATGCCGGCGGCGGATGGCGGTCACGCGCCCTTCGCGTGTTCCGCGGCACGGCCCGGGGACGACATCGACCACGTCGTCCGGCGGCACTTCGATCCCGCCGGGCGCTCTTTTCCGCCGTCGGAGGAAGCCAACCCCTTCGTCCGCTATCGGGCCCTCTCCTCGGCGCACCAACTCGCGCTCGCACGGGGTCTGACCGACGAGCAGTTCGTCGGCATCGTGCGTGAACTCGACGCGTCGGTGGCGACGGTCGACGGCGCGGGATTCCGGGCCACGCCGTTCGCTCCCGCGCCCGCCCTCAGTCGACAGCTCGGTTGCGCGGACGATGGGATGGTCTGGGTGAAGGACGAGACCGCGAACGTGTCGGGCTCGCACAAGGCGCGACACCTGATGGGTGTGATGCTCTACCTGCAGGTGTTGCAGCGTGTCACGGGCACGACGGACCGCTCGACGCTCGCCATCGCCAGTTGCGGCAACGCGGCGCTGGCGGCCGGCGTCGTGGCGCGCGCGGCCGGCTGGCCGCTCGAGGTCTTCGTCCCGCCGTCGGCTGACGCCGCGGTCGTCGCGCGACTCATCGCGCTCGAGGCGCAGATCCACCTCGCCCATCGCCGAGACGGCGTTGCAGGCGATCCCTGCTATCTTTCGTTCCGGGAATCGCTGTCGGCGGGCGCCCTGCCGTTCTGCTGCCAGGGGAGCGACAACGGCCTGACCATCGAGGGCGGTGAAACGGTGGCGTGGGAGATGATCTCCAGCCTGCAGCAGTCGCCCGACATCAACTGGCAGTCGCAGCGGCGTCCGATCGACGCGGTCTTCGTCCAGGTCGGCGGCGGGGCTCTCGCCAGTTCCCTCGTCCAGGGATTCGTGGACGCCTATCGCCTGGGCGCGGTGACGTGGCTGCCGCGGTTCTATACGGTCCAGACGAGCGGCGGGTATCCGCTGAAGCGGGCGTACGACGGGGTGGCGGAGCGGATTCTCGAGCGCGTGCCGCTGGTCGTCGAGCAGGGCTTCAGCCCGGCCGCCGATCGTGAACGCGCGGACCTGATGGCCGCCCACCCGTCGATTATCGACGAGGAGTTGCAGCACGCGCGCACCCACCGGTCGGCATTCATGCGGCCGTGGGAGAAGGAGCCGCACAGCATCGCCCACGGCATCCTGGACGATGAAACCTACGACTGGGCCGCGGTGGTCGAAGGGATGTTGCGGTCGGGCGGGTGGCCGCTCGTCGTCGGGGAGGACCGGCTGCTCGAAGCGAACATCGCCGCCCATCAGGGAACGGGCATCGACGTGGACCATACCGGCTCTGCCGGCCTTGCCGGCCTGATGAAAGCGATTGGCATCGACACGCGCCTGGCCGGCGAACGGGTTGCCGTGATCTTCTCGGGTCGCACCCGGTCGTAG